A window of Deltaproteobacteria bacterium contains these coding sequences:
- a CDS encoding LysR family transcriptional regulator, with protein MESGLPMKENLAIRSKIWIEDADGKVVIGFGRLRMLKAIKRHGSLHAAAKELKIGYRALWARISATEERLGAPLLIKRQGGASGGGSALTPLGEKLLDDFEKIHTQVEKTADTLFAETFGKDSQEPYD; from the coding sequence ATGGAATCGGGTTTGCCCATGAAAGAGAATCTGGCGATACGATCCAAAATCTGGATAGAGGACGCCGACGGCAAGGTGGTCATAGGCTTCGGCAGGCTGCGGATGTTAAAGGCCATAAAACGCCACGGCAGCCTGCACGCGGCGGCCAAGGAGCTTAAAATCGGCTACCGGGCGCTCTGGGCCAGAATTTCCGCCACCGAGGAAAGGCTGGGAGCCCCCCTTCTGATCAAAAGGCAGGGCGGGGCGTCGGGGGGAGGCTCGGCCCTGACCCCCCTTGGCGAAAAACTTCTTGATGATTTCGAGAAGATCCACACGCAGGTTGAAAAAACCGCCGACACTCTTTTTGCGGAAACATTCGGGAAGGACAGTCAGGAGCCTTA